TTATACCATAAGGTGCTGTGATGAGCCAGGcattcaaaatgtttctgagtTATGGAAAAAGGGTCCAAGCCATCAGACATGCTCAAGCTTATTTTCCCTGGCCCACCTGAGTAGAAGTATTTGAGGAAATACACATATATTCTTAAACAAAACCATGGCTGACAGCAGAATGGGGTTCTATAAACGCTTACAAATGGGGAAGGTTAGTGTAAGACCTAAAATAAAGCAGGCCAATGGTGTGCAAATTGATTCTAGCTTGGGGAGCACTAGCCAGCTACATGTGGGCAGGTAAATTTGAGCAGTGCTATGGAGCCTGCAGAGGGAGAGCCACTGGTTGGTGAAGAGGCCAAACCACAAGCAGACTGGGgaaggctgctgctctccaccTGGCGATGTGTGGGTTATGCGTGTCCTAGTTctcagcccccagcactgccctaaCAGCACGTATGCACAGCCACACATCCGCACACACACGGCCATGCCTCTGCTTGTTTCCAGCACAGAAGATGTGCAGCAGGTCAGAGTTAGGTGAGGAGACCACTGATGTCCCGAGGCCATTGTTCAGTGAGCTCTTTCCTCGCTGAATTCCTGAAACCAAGGCACCCCACCTTTACTCCCAGCCTTCCTTGGGCAGTTGGTATCAACACCCAGGGGAGACAACATACAAATAGGACAAATAAGACAAGACAACCTCCTACGAGGAAGCTGTGAAATGGCACAGTCTGACCCAATTTGTCTCCTCCtcatttgctgctttcttctctcccGTTTCCCAGAGGACATTGGTCTCAACAGCATGTCACATCTCTCCAGGAGAACCTTCCTTTGCCTGCCATGCATCCCTGCCAGACGCCTGGGATTGCACCTTCCTGCTCTACTTTTGCTGTCAGCCAGAaatccctccccaccccacatTCCTCCTCGGCAGCCCTGAGCACCCTAAATCCCTCTTGAAGAGGAGTATTGATGGCAGAGATTAAGTTGCCTCTTCCCAGGGCTCCCTGTTTGCTTCTTGCTCTGGCATTGCAACTCCACTGTCTTTCCCCGCATGTCCGGCCTTCATCTACCTGAAAACTCACCTCTGTGACGAAAAGATTCCCAGAGAtgccacctgcagctccagtgcctgcaTGCCAGTTAACCTATGTTGTGTTTCGTCTCTCTCTTGCTGATCATTCTCTGCCCAGCTTCCTCTCACGCTGCTGTTCCGTTTCCACTTCACCTCTCAACCTTGACAATATAAGCAGGGGAATTCCCACCTGGCTGATCTGATTGGCATAAGAGCAGTTACACTATCAGCCCTTTTAAATGAGCCAACATACAAAAGTCTGGCACTATGGTAAGAGTGCACTGTGTGAAAACTAAGGCTTCTCCCACATCTCTCTTTGACCTTCTCTTTGTAATGACTGGCAagatttatttcccttcttaCCTCTAGGCATATATTTCTCCTAATTTGTTTTATCAGTGCTCAGTGTTTGCTTTTGGATGATTCACTCATCAGCTGCTACCTGGAATTCAGCCTTGATTAAACCATGAGCTATATGTCTCCAGGAGAGTTAACAGGAAGATTGCTTCGTAGCAGACTTTGTAGACCTGGAGATAACATTGtaacaggaaaacagaactgaaagtGGTGTTTGCAGGCTGCACCTACAGAAATTATCTCACATAAACACATGTACACATAAAGACACAGAAGTGTGAATAGATACACATTTATAAaagcacatacacacacatatatacatgaAGACGTATAAATATAGCAacagaaaatacacacaaattttgctatttttcaaatacttaGCCCATATGCCAAGGCTTTAGTATTTCACCACAAAATAATTGCATGTCTAAAATTTAATCAAGATCTAGATTTTCCTGTACTTAAACTCCAGCAAAACAAGCAACAGGGAACATGAAAATGTTGAGTTAGAGAAACCTAACTTAATCGCCTCAGAGACATTTTCAGGTTCCCATAAGAAActctaaaacacaagaaatccAAACACTCAGAGTGGGACTGACTACCTTAATGTAAACATGTGTATCTACCTGCTTGTCTAGACTCCCTTTGTAATCAGTGGAGAGCAATATGGTAATTCCAGGAGATACCTCACACTGAAGTAGAGAGATGAACTGCCTCTTATCCCTGTGATTTTCTTCACCGACTACAAAGGAAGGTAAGCAGAGCTGTCAGACTTGCATGGCCCTGTGATTACATGAATATGCTCTGCAAAGTAGAAGAGCAAAACTTAAAACTGAGCCAGTCTGCAACACCATCTAGCCCACACATTAGAAACACAGTGTAACATCCAAAATTAGAAGGCTTCAGGTATTTCTGCGGGTAGGTAGAAAGGAAAGTGGAGGTGataatgaagagaaaaacaagcattcCCAGGAAGAAATGGACACAGGGAAATATTAATTGAAGACCATGGCTTTTAATGTCATTTGAAAATTACAATGGCATTGTTAGAGACCAGTTGGGGATAGTGGTAACAAGAGTAAAAAGTACAGAAACACCCCGCACTCAGCAAAATGTACTTAGAAAAGTATAACAAGTCCAACACGGTTTCCAAATGTCATGGTTATTGGCAGGGACTTTTAAAGACCAGAGCGTCTAATCACTGAAAAGTCTAAAacaggtcttttccagctgctAAAATGACAATTATCTCTATATAAAACAAAGCCAGTCGCAGTtatgcagaaaaataagaaagagaagATTCTTAGCAGCAAGAAAGTGATATACAGCCTTTTGTGGAAATATGTTGAAATCAGGACTGCTGAATTCTATGACTTCAAGGCACCTTTCAAGTTTTCCCAaaacatctgctgctgctcttcaccaGCAGGCCACTCCAGGTAGGTCTTTGTGTTCATGACCTTCCGCAGCTTGCAGAACCTCTTGGGAATGGCTTTGCTCTGGATGGGCTCCAGGAGGATGAGAATCGCCGCATCGTTGTTCTCATCAAAGAGGCGGAAATGCGAGAAGTCCAGCTCGTACTTGCACCACTCGCTCTGCACAAAGTGCTCGGACAGCACAAAGAGCGTTTTGCGGCTCTTCTCAATGGAGTCGATGATGTTGTCCACGATCCACTTCCCCGGCACAAAGTCCCGCTTGTGCAGGCAGAGCCGGAAGGGAGGGCAGGCCTGCTCCAGCTCCCGCACCATGGTGTTCTCCACCCAGTCGGAGTCGTTCTCGCTGTAGGAGACAAAAGCGTCGTAGCAGACGTCCTTCGGCGGGGCGCGCTTGGGCTTCCGCTTGGCTTGCAGCCAGGCCCATGTCATCCGCAGGTACCAGACCACGTGGTACTTGTAGCCGAcggccaccagcagcaggatgacCAGGAACACCAGGACGCAGATCAACGACACCACCAGGGACCTGTGGCACTCCATCAGGGAGAGGTGCACAGAGCCAACCTGCGCCCCTCTCACCGCCAGCGGAGAGTCACACACGTACTGGTCCGGCCACCCCACCAGCACTTGGGTTAGCCCGGCCTCGTGGTGGATGAAGGAGAGGAACTCACAGGAGCAGATGAAGTTGTTGTCACtggcatccagcagctccattcTCCTGAAGGACTCCAACTCCTCCTTGAAGAAACTGTTCAGCTTGTTTCTTCTGACGGACAAGGACACTAAGCTTGGGATGGGTGCGGCACCTGGCAGCGTCTTCAGCTGGTTTCTTGTGAGGTACAGCTCTTTCAGAAATGGGAGCTGCAGTCCAAACTCCTTCAGGTTGTTTCCACTGACATCCAAAACCTCTAGCGTTTGAGGAATGCAGGTTGTTACTTTAGGAATTTGAGTGCTGGACAggtttaaatatttcaggagTTTTGGCCATTCACACGCATCTGGAATCtcaccaaaattattttggctaATATCAAGATTACTCAATTTTGGTAGACGAGATGTATACTCTGCAGTCTCTTTCAGAGATTTTAGAGAGTTCTGACTTAGATTTAGAGTTTGCAATGAAGGCCAGGAATGTTCACAGATTGTCTCATCTAAACGCTTATTTACAAGCAAATTATCATGAAAGTCCAGATAGAGAAGTGATGAAAAATGTCTTGCAAGATTGCATGGTACCATGAAAACATTAGAGCTTGCAATAGTGAGTctttttagtttgtttatttgtgaCTCCATGCCTTGCAGgtcaaaaaacaaatgaaaattctgAATCATTGCCTTTATAATTGTTATGGTTTCAACAAAACTTTGCCCACTCCTTGCAATTTCTTTAGTGTTCCATATTCCCTGCCCCTCAAGCACACAATTAATTGCCTCTAACTCTTTTAAAGAGGTGATTTCCTTCAGTGACACTATTGTTCGGCTAATAGTTTGGTCTGTGCAGAAAGCTTCTTTAAATGTAAGTTTTTGTATCCTAAAAGGACGTGTAGAATTCTGCaccaagctttttttttcaaccgGTAATTTGATTTCTGTCACTTCCAGCCAAGTGACAGAGTGCACAAGGTCCCTAACAATTTCTGAGAATATGTTACTATTTCTTAGGTTTATGATCATGTGATTGATCTGCTTAATTGATTTCAAACTTCCCTGCTCATACTGACTGAGATTGCTACCATCAATCCACAACTTGTGCAGAAGCTCAATGCCCTCAAAGTTCCCTTGCCTTATCACAGAGAACTGCGGGTTGCCCAGGTAGAGAGAGCTCAGGTTCCTCAGGCTAGAAAAGGGGGAGCTCTGCCCCAGGTCTCTGTAGGAATTGCCTTGAAGATGGAGATGCTGGAGTGAAAAAAGGTGCCCAAACCACACCGGGGACAGGTGAGCCAAGCTGTTATTTGATAAGTCCAAGAGCTCCAGTTTTTCCAGGAACTGAAATGCATCCTCATCTATCGAGCTGATTTTGTtggactgcagcagcaggactctCAGGTTCACAGCCTGCTGCAGGTCCTGGGATTGGATGTGCTTTATCTTGTTGTGGGTCAGGTTTAACACTGTGATTTTGGAAGTAAGCCCAGGGGGAATGAATTCCAAGGCCATGGAGAAGCAGTTGCAAAGCTGACTGGCATCGCATGAAGGACAAGCCTGCTTCAGTGTTAGCTGCTCGGAGAGGCTTGCAGCTAAGACCATGTAGATGGCCAACACTTGCCAGGTGTGTGTAGTTCTTGatatttgttttgcttgaaTGGACATTTTGCtgtaggaaacagaaaaaaagagaaggtagagtcaaattttaattttgaacagcagctgaaaactCTTTAAATCCTGCACTATTTTTTTAGTAATCTcagattaaatttttttttttaaatggtatcCTCTGATGTCAGTCTTCCTCTCCTACTTGATCTTCTCAGCCCTGCAACCATGATGTGTTGCTCATCCCTGGAGTACAGCCATATCACTTGTCAAGAGCCCTAAAGGACCATTCTTAGTATCTTGCTTTTCTATAGGCACATTGGCTATGGCTCTCACCTCTTTCATCTCTCACATTATGCTTCCTCTCAGCAAAGAAGCTACAGCTGGATGTTTCGGCTCCAAATCGGGGAAGATGGTTAGATCATCAGTGATCTGAATGAGGGGATCGAGTGCATACTCAGTTTGCAGATAACACCAAGTTGGGTGAGAGTGTTGATCTGCTGTAGGGCAAGGAGGCTCAACAGAGGGATCTGGATTGGATGGATCCATGGCCTAAGGCCAATTGGATGAGACTCATCAGAATGAAGTACCATGtgctgcacttgggtcacaacaaccccatgcagcACTAAATGCTGGGGTCaaagtggctggaaagctgcccagaaGAAAAGGATCTGGAAGCACTGGTCAACAGGCAGCTGAATATGATCCAGTATATGTCCAGGTgaccaagaaggccaatggcatcctggcctgtatcagcaatagtgtgactaacaggaccagggcagtgattgtccccatgtactcagcactggtgaagtcacacctcaaatcctgtgttcagttttgggcctctCACTTCAATAAGGACATTGAGGCACTGgagcctgtgcagagcagagcaatggagctgggaaagagtCTAGACTATAAGTCTTAAGAGAACCAGCTGTGGGAGCTAtagttgtttagcctggagaaaatggaggCTCAGAGAGGactttatcactctctacaactgcctgaaatgAGTCTGTAGTCAGTGGGGGTCAGTGTAGTGAGTGGGGGTCAGTCTCTCCTCCCAGGTAACAAGCGATAGGAAAAGTGGAAACAGCTTCAAGTCGCACCAAGGGAAGTTTAGACTgaatgttaggaaaaaaaatcacagaaagggcggtcaagcactggcacagactgcccagggaagtggtggagttaCCATTCCTGGAGGTACTTAAAAGACATGCAGACATGGTGCTTAGGGACATAGTTTAGTGGTAGGCTTGGCAGTATTTGGTTAATGGTTTGACTCAATGGTCTTAAGGGCctttttaaaccaaaatgattttgtgattctgtgattacaAACGCTCAAGCCTGTGCAGCATCAGTCTGCCCATTCTGTATGGCTACATGGCAGGCAGAAGCCCAAACAgagcctgctctccctctcaGCCCTTCCAGAGGGCTTGAGTTTTCCAACAGCACAAACTTTCCCAGAAGAGATCAGGGGTCCCCTGCATGGAGTCTCACCAGCCTCAGGGCCTCTAAAAGCAGAGCTCTTGCCACACCCTTTTGCACACTGTGTAAGCAATTCACATTCCTTACTGGAAAGGCAGAACAACCTGATATGAAATGAAGGCTATCAGACTTTTCTGTAAAACAACACCAGTAATAGATGGGATATAGATGTTACTGTCACCCTATAAACAGTGGATGTAATTAGAACAATACTGATTTTAATGTAAAGAAGGGCTGTGTTTCCTGCCACAGGCGCCAAAAAACACTTCACCAGGTTTGAAATGCAAACAGTTCCAGTAGTGCAGATGAACACTACCAGTAAACCCTGAATAAGCAGAGGTTAAGTACTTACCTAGTGTACTGCATGCTGTGTGTCAGTCTCCTCGTGTGCTGGTCAAGGCATCTGAATGGTCACCTCATACCTGCAAGCACAACAAAAGCTGGAAATTTTTGGCAGGTCTGATGAGGTGACAGTCTCGaagtgagaaaatatttcagcctcAAAATATTGTTCTCTTCAAACAAAACTTCATGTTCCCAGTTTCCCAGTGTCCTTTAACTATGCAGCCAGTGAATCGTAGCAGTTTGCG
Above is a window of Motacilla alba alba isolate MOTALB_02 chromosome 4, Motacilla_alba_V1.0_pri, whole genome shotgun sequence DNA encoding:
- the LOC119700034 gene encoding toll-like receptor 2 type-1, which produces MQYTSKMSIQAKQISRTTHTWQVLAIYMVLAASLSEQLTLKQACPSCDASQLCNCFSMALEFIPPGLTSKITVLNLTHNKIKHIQSQDLQQAVNLRVLLLQSNKISSIDEDAFQFLEKLELLDLSNNSLAHLSPVWFGHLFSLQHLHLQGNSYRDLGQSSPFSSLRNLSSLYLGNPQFSVIRQGNFEGIELLHKLWIDGSNLSQYEQGSLKSIKQINHMIINLRNSNIFSEIVRDLVHSVTWLEVTEIKLPVEKKSLVQNSTRPFRIQKLTFKEAFCTDQTISRTIVSLKEITSLKELEAINCVLEGQGIWNTKEIARSGQSFVETITIIKAMIQNFHLFFDLQGMESQINKLKRLTIASSNVFMVPCNLARHFSSLLYLDFHDNLLVNKRLDETICEHSWPSLQTLNLSQNSLKSLKETAEYTSRLPKLSNLDISQNNFGEIPDACEWPKLLKYLNLSSTQIPKVTTCIPQTLEVLDVSGNNLKEFGLQLPFLKELYLTRNQLKTLPGAAPIPSLVSLSVRRNKLNSFFKEELESFRRMELLDASDNNFICSCEFLSFIHHEAGLTQVLVGWPDQYVCDSPLAVRGAQVGSVHLSLMECHRSLVVSLICVLVFLVILLLVAVGYKYHVVWYLRMTWAWLQAKRKPKRAPPKDVCYDAFVSYSENDSDWVENTMVRELEQACPPFRLCLHKRDFVPGKWIVDNIIDSIEKSRKTLFVLSEHFVQSEWCKYELDFSHFRLFDENNDAAILILLEPIQSKAIPKRFCKLRKVMNTKTYLEWPAGEEQQQMFWENLKGALKS